Proteins encoded together in one Mercenaria mercenaria strain notata chromosome 18, MADL_Memer_1, whole genome shotgun sequence window:
- the LOC128546168 gene encoding uncharacterized protein LOC128546168: MATGDDFTKSIAEGSEEIFDTCCSPCLESGRTKEADKFCVDCGTYFCAKCLLHHNKFPALRSHQILDKSGQDKQKENYETGVSLPTERCSIHHGKLVDKFCKDHDEVCCAACIAIKHRACVNIDYLPDISKGIRDSADYKDIKHSLQNILSQMKQEREARKCKLNDLEKQKDKLLEDVESFKEELIKRIIELADTSKNQIRSKYEGCKKVIQSDLNTLDTVISTTTTSEKKLSSKNDAQLFVNIKTCKDSIKDCEALFRDMSIVRTNEELKFVSNQGLKKNLDSLGCVVVVEEDIKEYKATLYGKFKIDPQHCQITGICTMDDGTFVIADYTHSKLKRLNESFTVEDHIKVDGSPYSVCRTGPNEVATFLNDIMKIQFVSIGQNMELKTAFDVGRSAIGVSYDVLQSSLLVCGGNQVSVYTKSGVLLKTYDKKENGDKLFKSATQLAFNTQNQFMFVTDYSDGNIKALVKDGKTIWTFSDPELKQPWGVCVLPGDIILVIGFGSHNVLQIDKEGRKIGELVGVSEKLNKPFALAFDSKSSRLLIGSSSNEIHVYTLSKE, translated from the exons ATGGCGACCGGTGACGATTTCACAAAATCTATCGCTGAAGGATCAGAGGAGATTTTCGACACGTGTTGTTCACCGTGTTTGGAATCTGGAAGGACAAAAGAAGCGGATAAATTCTGTGTTGATTGTGGAACATATTTCTGTGCTAAATGCCTGTTACATCACAACAAATTTCCGGCGTTAAGATCGCACCAGATTTTAGACAAGTCCGGACAAGACAAACAAAAGGAAAACTACGAAACTGGAGTGAGCCTGCCGACAGAACGATGTTCAATCCACCATGGAAAATTAGTTGACAAGTTCTGTAAAGACCATGACGAAGTGTGCTGTGCAGCTTGCATTGCTATAAAACACAG ggcatgtgtaaatattgactATCTTCCCGACATTTCAAAGGGTATAAGAGACAGTGCGGATTACAAGGACATCAAACATTCACTTCAAAATATTCTTTCTCAGATGAAACAGGAAAGAGAAGCAAGAAAATGTAAACTGAATGATCTTGAGAAGCAAAAGGATAAGTTGTTAGAAGACGTAGAAAGCTTCAAAGAAGAACTTATCAAGAGGATAATAGAGCTTGCCGACACTTCAAAGAATCAAATACGTTCGAAGTATGAAGGATGTAAGAAGGTCATACAGTCAGATTTAAATACTCTAGATACTGTTATTTCAACAACGACAACGAGTGAAAAGAAATTATCCAGTAAAAACGACGCGCAATTGTTTGTGAATATTAAAACATGCAAAGATTCAATAAAGGATTGTGAAGCACTTTTTAGGGACATGTCAATCGTTAGGACAAATGAAGAACtgaagtttgtgtcaaatcaagGCCTAAAGAAAAATCTTGATTCACTGGGATGTGTAGTTGTTGTTGAAGAAGATATTAAAGAATACAAAGCAACATTGTATGGAAAATTCAAGATTGATCCACAGCACTGTCAAATAACTGGTATATGTACTATGGATGACGGAACGTTCGTGATTGCCGATTATACACATTCAAAACTGAAGAGACTGAACGAAAGCTTCACGGTCGAAGATCATATTAAGGTTGATGGGAGTCCGTATTCAGTATGCAGAACAGGGCCAAACGAAGTTGCAACATTTCTTAATGATATAATGAAGATACAATTTGTGTCTATTGGACAAAATATGGAACTAAAAACAGCATTTGATGTCGGCAGATCAGCAATCGGGGTTTCCTATGATGTTTTACAAAGTTCCTTGTTGGTTTGCGGCGGAAATCAAGTTTCTGTTTATACAAAATCAGGAGTGTTGTTAAAAACATACGATAAGAAAGAAAATGGTGACAAACTGTTCAAGTCAGCTACACAGTTGGCGTTTAATACACAAAATCAGTTCATGTTCGTCACTGATTATAGTGATGGAAATATTAAAGCTTTGGTCAAGGACGGTAAGACCATTTGGACATTCAGTGATCCAGAGTTAAAACAGCCTTGGGGAGTATGTGTCTTGCCGGGTGATATTATCTTGGTGATCGGATTTGGTTCCCACAACGTATTACAGATTGACAAGGAAGGCAGGAAGATTGGAGAGTTGGTAGGAGTTTCCGAGAAATTAAACAAACCGTTCGCTTTGGCTTTTGACAGTAAAAGCTCAAGACTGCTAATAGGAAGCAGTTCAAATGAAATACACGTGTACACATTATCTAAAGAATAA
- the LOC123538448 gene encoding uncharacterized protein LOC123538448, producing MFCKDHDEVCCPACIAIKHRACVNVDYLPDVAKGIQKSSELDDTRKALENVLIRMKQEQETKRSKLTTLHHEKEKLFEEIENFKNELIKKIEELAETSKLQISSKYEDIRKDVQSDLDTLGTAISTTTTNLQKLSSINESQLFVNVKTSKVSIKDCETLLRKQTTGKKTEDLKFLLNSEIKEELTSMSFLVTAEDVKDYKAILHGTFKINPMHCEITGACAMDDGRYVIADHTHSELTRLNGNLTVEDHIKVDGQPYSVCRVGPKEIATFLSGTNKIQFVSVGQRMELKT from the exons ATGTTCTGTAAAGATCACGACGAAGTCTGTTGTCCAGCTTGTATAGCTATTAAACACAG GGCATGTGTTAATGTGGACTACTTGCCTGATGTTGCTAAAGGAATACAGAAGAGTTCGGAGCTTGATGACACAAGAAAAGCACTCGAGAATGTTCTGATAAGAATGAAACAGGAACAAGAAACAAAGAGAAGTAAACTGACGACGCTTCATCATGAAAAGGAGAAGTTATTTGAAGAAATAGAAAACTTCAAGAATGAGCTTATCAAGAAGATCGAAGAGCTTGCAGAAACTTCGAAGCTACAAATATCATCAAAGTATGAAGATATAAGAAAAGACGTACAGTCCGATTTGGATACGCTTGGTACTGCTATTTCAACAACAACGACAAATCTGCAGAAACTGTCCAGCATAAACGAGTCCCAATTGTTTGTGAATGTTAAAACAAGCAAGGTATCGATCAAAGATTGTGAAACACTTTTGAGGAAGCAAACAACAGGAAAGAAAACTGaagatttgaaatttttattgaatAGCGAAATAAAAGAAGAACTAACAAGCATGAGCTTTTTAGTTACTGCTGAAGATGTCAAAGATTACAAAGCCATCTTACATGGAACGTTCAAGATAAATCCGATGCACTGTGAAATTACAGGTGCATGTGCCATGGATGACGGGAGATATGTGATTGCCGATCATACACATTCAGAACTGACGAGGCTTAATGGAAACCTCACGGTAGAAGATCATATTAAGGTTGATGGACAACCGTATTCGGTATGCAGAGTAGGACCAAAAGAAATTGCTACATTTCTTAGTGGTACAAATAAAATTCAGTTTGTGTCTGTTGGACAACGTATGGAGCTGAAAACATAA
- the LOC123537748 gene encoding E3 ubiquitin/ISG15 ligase TRIM25-like yields MATGDDFTKSIAEGSEEIFDKCCSPCSESGMTKEADKFCVECGSYFCAKCLLYHNKFPVLRPHQIVDKSGQNNRNENFETGTSLPTERCSMHHGKLVDMFCKDHDEVCCAVCIAIKHRACVNVDYLPDVSKGIRDSTEYNDTKYSLQNILSKMKQKRETRKHNLSYLQKQKDELLEDVDSFQEQLIKKIKKLADTSKKQIGAKYEDSKKVIQSDLDTLDTVISTTTTSEQKLSSKNEAQLFVNIKTSKVSIKSCEALLSDMSKVKTNEELVFTLNQELKETLKLLGCLVDFDPEVFPFSSVECIE; encoded by the exons ATGGCGACAGGCGACGACTTCACAAAATCTATCGCTGAAGGATCAGAGGAGATTTTCGACAAGTGTTGCTCTCCGTGCTCGGAATCTGGAATGACAAAAGAAGCGGATAAATTCTGTGTTGAGTGTGGATCATATTTCTGTGCTAAATGTTTGCTGTATCATAACAAATTTCCGGTGTTAAGACCGCACCAGATCGTAGACAAGTCCGGACAAAACAATCGAAATGAAAACTTCGAAACTGGGACGAGTCTTCCGACAGAGCGATGTTCAATGCACCATGGAAAGTTGGTTGACATGTTCTGTAAAGATCATGACGAAGTGTGCTGTGCAGTTTGCATTGCTATAAAACACAG ggcatgtgtaaatgttgactATCTGCCCGATGTTTCAAAAGGTATACGAGACAGTACAGAGTACAATGACACAAAATATTCACTTCAAAATATTCTGTCCAAGATGAAACAGAAAAGAGAAACAAGAAAACATAATCTGAGTTATCTTCAGAAGCAAAAGGATGAACTATTAGAAGACGTAGACAGCTTCCAAGAACAActgataaaaaagataaaaaagctTGCCGACACTTCAAAGAAGCAAATTGGTGCGAAGTATGAAGATAGTAAGAAAGTCATACAGTCAGATTTAGATACTCTAGATACTGTTATTTCAACAACGACAACCAGTGAACAGAAATTGTCCAGTAAAAACGAAGCGCaattgtttgtaaatattaaaacaagCAAAGTTTCTATAAAAAGTTGTGAGGCACTTTTGAGTGACATGTCAAAAGTTAAGACAAATGAGGAACTGGTATTTACGTTAAATCAAGAACTGAAGGAAACTCTCAAGTTGCTGGGGTGTTTAGTTGATTTTGATCCTGAAGTTTTTCCATTTTCATCGGTGGAATGCATAGAGTGA